The window TCGATACCAGCACTATCGACAAATACGAAGCACCCTACGAGCTGGTGAAAACCATGCGCGCCTCGATTCTGGTATTGGGACCCTTGTTGGCCCGCTTCGGCGAAGCCTATGTCTCGCTGCCCGGCGGTTGCGCGATTGGTACTCGGCCGGTGGATATTCACATCGACTCGCTGATCAAAATGGGCGCCGACATTACCGTCGAAGCCGGTTATATTCACGCCAAGGTCAAACGCCTGCAAGGCTGTCATCTGGTACTGGATAAAGTCACCGTTACCGGTACTGAAAACATCCTGATGGCCGCGACACTAGCCGAAGGCATAACCATTATCGAAAACGCTGCGAAAGAACCGGAAGTCACCGATTTGGCGCATTTTCTTAACAAGATGGGCGCGAAAATTACCGGCGTCGGCACCGACATTCTGACGGTGGAAGGCGTGGAAAGACTGGGCGTGGAAGGCTTGCATTACGACATCCTGCCCGACCGTATCGAAACCGGCACCTATCTGGTGGCCGGCGCGATTAGCCGCGGCCATGTCAAACTGAAAAACACCGACCCCAGCACCTTGGACGCAGTACTGGTTAAATTAAAAGAAGCCGGCGCCGACATCACCTGCGGCGAAAACTGGATCGAACTGAATATGCACGGCAAACGTCCCAAAGCCGTTACCGTCCGCACCGCCCCTTATCCGGCTTTCCCGACCGACATGCAGGCGCAATTCACCGCGTTGAATTCCGTCGCCGAAGGCGTGGGCCTGATCACCGAAACCGTGTTCGAAAACCGCTTCATGCACGTCCAGGAACTGCAACGGATGGGCGCGCAAATCAGGTTGGAATCGAATACCGCTATCTGCACCGGTAGTACTCAGTTAAAAGCCGCACCGGTGATGGCTACCGACTTACGGGCGTCCGCCAGCCTGGTCTTGGCAGGACTGGTTGCAGAAGGCGAAACCCTGGTGGACCGGATTTACCATATCGACCGTGGCTACGATCACATCGAAGAAAAACTGTCGCAACTGGGCGCCACCATTCGCCGCGTTCCTAACTAACACTATCGCAAAGCCATGTTGACCATTGCCGTATCCAAAGGCCGTATTTACGAAGAAGCCCTGCCCTTCCTGGAACAGGCCGGCATCACGCCGATCGACGATCCGGACAAAAGCCGCAAACTGATTCTGCAAACCACCCGCCCCGACGTGCAGTTGGTGATCATCCGCGCCACCGACGTCCCCACTTTCGTCGAATACGGCGCGGCGGATATGGGTATCGCCGGCAAGGACGTATTGATGGAGCACGGTGCGGAAAGCCTTTACGAACCGCTGGATTTGGGCATTGCCGGTTGCCGCTTGATGACTGCAGGCCCGGTCAATGCGCCGGAAGTAAAAGGTCGTTTGCGGGTCGCCACCAAATACGTGAAAACCGCGCAGAGCTACTATGCCAACTTAGGCATTCAAGCCGAAATCATCAAGCTTTACGGCTCGATGGAACTGGCGCCGTTGGTCGGCTTGGCCGATTGCATCGTCGATTTGGTCGATACCGGCAATACCCTGAAAGCCAACGGCCTGGAGCCGCGGGAACTAATCGCCAACATCACCTCTCGACTGGTGGTGAATAAAGCGGCGATGAAAATGAAACATCAAGCCATTCAAGCACTCATCGATCAGTTCGAAACCACGTTGGCCCAGAGGGCGTAATCATGACTGCTATAAAAATGCTCCGCCTTGATAGCGCGGCAATCGACTTTGAAAAACAACTGCAAGCCCGCTTAGCCTGGGATGCCAGCGACGATCTGGAAATACACAAACGAGTGTTGGACATCATCGCCGACGTAAAAAAACGTGGCGACAAAGCGCTGCTGGAGTACACCAACCGCTTCGACGGCACCGCCTTTAAAACCGCTGCCGAACTGGAATTGGACCGAACTGCGTTGCAACAGGCCTGGGATACCTTACCCAGCACCCAGGCCATTGCTTTGCAAACCGCCGCCGACCGAGTCCGTGCTTATGCCGAGCATCAAAAACTGCAATCCTGGCAATTCACCGAGATAGACGGCACTGTGTTGGGGCAAAAAGTCACGCCACTGGATAAAGCCGGCCTCTATGTGCCGGGCGGCAAAGCCGCTTACCCATCCTCGGTATTGATGAATGCGATTCCGGCCAAAGTCGCCGGCGTCGGCGAACTGATTATGGTGGTCCCGACCCCGCGCGGCGAGACGAATGCGCTGGTATTGGCGGCGGCGCATGTCGCCGGCGTCGATAAAGTATTCACCATTGGCGGCGCCCAAGCCGTCGCGGCCTTGGCTTACGGCACCGAGTCGATCCCGGCGGTGGATAAAATCGTCGGCCCCGGCAACATCTACGTCGCCACCGCCAAAAAGCTGGTGTTCGGCCAAGTCGGCATCGACATGATCGCCGGCCCGTCCGAGATATTGATCATCTGCGACGGCCAGACCAACCCGGACTGGATTGCCATGGACATGTTCTCGCAAGCCGAACACGACGAAAACGCCCAAGCCATTTTGATCAGCGACGATGCCGCGTTTCTGCAGCAAGTGGAAGCCAGCATCAATAAACTGCTGCCGGAAATGGAACGCGCCGACATCATCCGCGCCTCGCTGACCGGTCGCGGCGCATTTATCAAAGTCGCTAACTTGTCCGAAGCCGCGCAAGTCGCCAATCGCATCGCTCCGGAACATCTCGAGTTGTCCGTAGCGGAACCGGAAGCCTTGTGCGAGCAAATCCATAACGCCGGCGCCATTTTCATGGGCCGTTTCACCGCCGAAGCGCTGGGTGATTACTGCGCTGGTCCCAACCACGTCCTGCCCACCTCCAGCACAGCCCGTTACTCGTCACCTTTAGGGGTTTACGACTTCCAAAAACGCAGCAGTTTGATCAATTGCTCGGCGGTTGGCGCGCAGAATTTGGGCAAGATTGCTTCGGTGTTGGCGCGGGGGGAGAGTTTGACCGCGCATGCGCGGTCGGCGGAGTTTAGGATTTAATCAACAAACTCGCGGAGGCCGGATAAGTGAAAGTATTTCCGGCCTGCAAATTATGCGGGCGAATGATCCTTCAGCCATTCTTTCAAGGCATCGTTCATCCTAGTCTGCCAGCCTTTGCCGCTAGCACGAAAAGCCTCCAGCACCTCTACATCCAGCCTAATCCCGGTAAATACTTTCGGTGAATCCTTACGTGGCCGGCCGCCCCTGGACTTAAGCATTTCAGCCGCCTGCTCCTCCCCAAATAGCTCGGCAAACACTTCGCCTGCGGGACGCATCAGTTTAAAATCGGTTTCGGTCAGTTCTCGGACTTCCCCGTCTGCATCAGTCAACGGTAATGGTTTTGCCATATTTGCGGGCCTCTCTTAAATTTGCTTTTCGGAAACTAATCACGCGGATTCCACCGGTCACGGGAGTAAAACATAGGACATGTAGTCGCCCATCCAGATAACCAATCGCAACAAAACGTCGCTCCGGATAATCTTTACGAACATCTTCCGTCGCAATGGCGCTAGACCAGTCAAAATCTGCCACTCGCTCGAAGCTCAAGCCACGTTCGAGGATATTTCTGGCGCTTTTTGCAGGGTCAAATTCAATGATCATGAGTCATTAATGTATAAACAAAAACCGGTTAGAGCAAGTTTTTGTTTATACAAATTGTGATTTTGTGTCGCTATCGCGACTGTTTTATTTAATGTCGGGTCTCGGCCCGACAGCCGAGATACTTTCTTTTGCTTGGCCAAAAGAAAGTATCCAAAGAAAAAGCCACCCGACATTCCGCCTTTATCCTGCGCTTCTCGCTTTTGACGAGGGTTTTCAGAAGGGGCTTCCCAGCCCCTCCGAAAACGAGCGGCATCCCTGCCGTTCCCCTACGGGCTGATCCCGCCAAAAGCTGCGATGCTCGGGGCGGAATAACGGGAGAAAAACCAACCCGGAATTCTGCAAAACGCCAATATGAAAAATACCACTCTATAATGTAGGATGTGCCGACGTGAGAAGGCGCATCTATCGCGAACGATGCGCTTCACGTTGTTCAGCAAATCCTACGGCCCTTTATCCTGATTCATTTCTGCATTTGTATATGGCGTCCAAATTAACCCCCTGTAATCTTTGTAAAAAAGAAATTTCGAGTAGCGCAACTGTTTGTCCAAATTGCGGAGAAAAGAACCCAACCAAACGGCCCCAGAAAGTTGGCTGGTTGGGTAAGATTTGCGGTTTGATAATTTGGGGTGCTGTGGCACTATCGATCCTGTTAGGATTTTTCGGAACACCTGATCGAACATCAACCCAAGCTACGCCAGAAACCCCTGCTCTTACTGAAGAACAAATTTACAATGAATCGTGTAGCCAAGATTGGCGCAAGTGCAAAAGTAATGCTGATATTGTTAATTTGAACACCTCCGTAAATCGTGCGATGAAAACAGCTTGTAAGCGAGCTGCTGAAAAAAACAGCAAATTCGAAATCGATTGGAACTGGCTAGCATTTGGAACGTTCTACGAAAATGATTCTGATATTAAGACTGGTGAAATATTGATTCAAGATAACGACTCGAAATATGCCAATATGTTTGGTGGTAAAGTCAAAGTAACTACAAAATGTCTGTTTAATCTTAAAACTATGACTGTCGATCAAGTTTCAGCCGAATAATTCATACACAAATTCTGATAAGGTAGGGATGCTAATATTATGTCAGACGCTTGCTGTCTAAAGTTTAGAGCGATCAATAAATATCTTATTGAATCATTGGTCAACCCAAGTATTTATTTCGCCAATCCAGGTCAATTGAATGACCCATTTGATTGTAGAATGGATGTCAATAAAATTATTTCTAGTGCGATACATAAGGAAAAAGATCAAAGGCAGAAGGATTTTTTACTATCTTTTTTAGATAATAAAAGTTTTGGTGAAAATTGGAAGTCCCAATTCGAGAATATTGGTGTGTTTTCAGTGTCCATGTGTAGTGAAATCACTAAAAAACAATCGCTTATGTGGTCTCACTATGCTGATGAACATCGAGGGTTATGCGTAACATATAGTTTTTCAGGGGATTACTTTACTAATGCCGAGTTACTTGCCAAGGGAATGGTCCAGTATTGTGCAGCACCCGATGTTTCAGGGGTGTTTAGTAGTAATTTTGATCCTGTAAAGATTACACAAGCTCTACTTTATATTTTTTTATTTAATAAAAGTAGTGAATGGGGATATGAGTCAGAGTTTAGATTGCTTAAATATTCGTCTGGAACATTTCCTATTAATCCAAGTTCAATACATGAAATTTGTTTTGGGCTACGAACTCCAAAATCAGACATCGATTTTATTAAAAAAATAGCATCTGATTATTGTGGCTGTACTTCTTTCTATCAAATGCAGCATGATGATAGTGCTATGGGCTTTAAAGCGGTAAAGCTTTAAAAAACCCGCTTAAATAGGTTTTTACTTATTTTTTCTCAACAAACCTTTGATTTCATCCAAGGCCGTAAGTCTCAATCCGTAGGGCGTCAATAAGCCCATAAGATGCGCCCATAGGATACTGCCGACATTAGGAGGCGCATCGGTCGCGTTACTCGATACCTTGAATTTCATATTGCTTATTACCTCCCCAAGGCCGTAAGGCTTTTAGCGCAAAGCCGGAAGCTATTAGTGTGCAGCGATTTGCCGTATGCGAATGGCTCGTCGGCCTGCGCGCAAGGGCGGGAGGCTCGGGTTTGAAGCGATTTGGCTTACCCTAATAGTTTTTTGCCTGGCGAGCAAGGTTATCGAGGCTTGCGATTGAAGCTATTTACCTTGCACGACCGGCTTGTCGGCCTGCGCGCCAGGTCGAGTAGGTTTGAGTTCGAACCGAATTGGCTTAACCGAATGGCTTTTTACCTGGCGCGCAAGATTATCGCGGCTTGCGATTGCAGTTATTCAGCTTGCGCGCACGGCTTTTTGGCTTGCCGGCATTGCGCATTGCTTGGCGCTTAAGGCTAAAAGGTATTGCGGACGGATAAGCGAAGCGCCATCCGCCGATCAAATTTCAAATTTCGCGACTTGGGTTTTCTCCCGTATGCCGCGCCGAGCACCGGAGCTTTTGGTGGGAATAGCCCGAAGGGGTGCGGCAGGGATGCCGCACGTTGGCGAAGGGGCAGGAAGCCCCTTTCGCCAACCCCCGCCAAAAGCTTCGGTGCGCAGGACCAAAGCGGCATCCGGGTGGCTTTTCTTTTGGTGACTTTTCTTTGGCCAAACAAAGAAAAGTTACTCGGCTGTCGGGCCGAGACCCGACTTCAAAACCAGCCGTTGCGCCAGCGACACAACAACATGACGAGTCAGCGCGTTACGCTCGACGAATACGCGACCCAAACCCCGCAAATCCCACGCCAAATAACCAAAACGCCCCCGGCAACGGCACCGTTTGCAATACCACATTATCCAGCCCTGCAGTTTCAAAAATGCCGTTGGTATATTCCCCATGAATATAAAGCCCGCTCAAGTCGGACAGCACATTATGAAAATCACTTTGGCTGGCGAACACCCCGTCTGTGGTGTCCAGTCGCCATTCCGACGAGGGCGCGAAGTTCAGGGCGATATGGGTCCAGCCACTGTTTGGCACGATGTTCGGATTGCGTTTCCATAGCAAGCGCAGACCGTTGCCGACCAACATAATATCGGTGGTTTGCCAGTTGACATCGCCATCGCGATAAGTCAAATCGTAGGAAAGCCCGATAGCGCTGGTCTGCGACCCTAAAAATGCGGCTGGAGCGGAAAAAGTAAAATCGCCACCGTCCGGATCACTGGCGGCGAGATAATTGCCGGGATTGCCACCACCTGACACGTAACTGGGTTGGTATTGACCAATGATCGAATAATTGTTCTGGCTGAAATCGGCAAAACTGACGATTTGCCAGTTCTCGCTGTCGACATCGAACGAACTGGACACGCTGGCGAGAATCGGCTGCGAAGTCAACAGGGCGATAGCAACAGGTAATAACTGTTTTTTGTTCATGGTCGGTACTCCTAAGGTAAAAGCCCGGCATTGAGATCGGGCAACGTGCTTGCTTGGCCATAAGACTCAAGGCATTGGTGGCAATAGTCGCAATTTTTGTCGCGCCTCTTATCTCCGCCTTCGAATATTCAAAGCATCAGGCTGTTATCAGGCGCGATAAGGGTTAAGGACTTTGCGAATATTAGACGATTTGTAATTTCACGTCGGGGATTACTCCAGTATGCCGCAGTATGTACCTCTCTCAGTTTTTAAACGGACATACGAGACAAGGGCCGCCTTTTTTCGGCTAAATACAAGTTTACTTCTAGCGAATACTCGCAGCCGACAGGCTGCCATACAGAGCAAAAGAACATCAAAGGTTTTCGTGGAAAATGTCATTTGGCCGTCGGTTCACTAACTGCTAATAAAATAGTCGCCACGCCAGCGGTGTATACCTAAATGTCCTTAGCCGCATCCCGCACCAAGCCGCTCAAGCGCCGAATCAGCTCCCCTCTGGCACTGGTTTTGCGCCAAACCATGCCTATGGTCCGGCTCGGCGCCGGCTCCGCGAAAGGTAAATAGCGGATACCCGGTTCCTCGCGAACGGCGATTCGCGGCATAAAGGTAATGCCTGTGCCGGCGTGGACCATTTGCCGCAAGGTTTCCAGACTGGTGGCGCGAAGATCCTGTTCTTCGTCGGCACCGATGGTTTGGCAGATTTGCAGGGCATGCCCACGTAAGCAATGACCTTCCTCAAGCAGCAGTAAATGTTCGCCGTTTAGATCGTCTGGCTCGACTTGCGGCTTGGCCGCCAACGGATGACCGTCCGCCACCGCCAGCAAAAACTCATCTTCAAACAAGGCCTGGCTTTCCAGAAAGTCCTCGTAAATCGGCAAGGCTAGCAAGGCGCAATCCATCTGTCCGCTGCGGAGTTGCTGTAACAATTGCTCGGTTTTTTCCTCGACCAGAATCAGGCGGATGCGTGGTAAATCCTGCTTGATTAAGGGTACCAATGGCGGAAACAAATAGGTCGCCAAGGTCGGAAAGGCGCCAAAGCGCAGGTTACCGGCCAGCGGGTCCTGGGCTGTAGCGGCCAGTTCCTTGATATTGTCTTGCTCCTTCAAGATGCGCCTTGCCGACGCCACGATCTGCTCACCCAGCTCGGTAGGCAGCACTTTTTTATTGGTGCGCTCGAAAATCTGGATACCCAATTCGTCTTCCAACTTTTTTATCTGGGTACTCAAGGTCGGCTGGCTGATGCAGCAACGGTCTGCCGCCTGCACAAAGCTGCGCAAGTCGGCAACGGCGATTAAATAATTTAAATCCCGCAGATTCATAGCCACCCCGTAAATAGCCAATAGCTATCGTTTAAATGATAACAATCGATTATAAGTCGATCATCGCGCAGAAACGAGCCTCGACCTCCCAAGCCGCGACTTAAAATAAAGTCTAAGCAGTCCTTGGTTACCGGCACAAGCGGCATATACTGGCTACAGTGGGTAGCCACATTTCCACAATAGCTATAACTTTCCCACAAAATCTGTGGATAACTCTGTTGGCAACCCGTTAAAAGCCGCGCTAAGTTGTTGCTGTGCTTAGAGTGGTGTTAAATTGTCTAAAATTTATACAATATTCATTTCTTTACACAAACCGGCACTTCGACCGGCCCCAGCCAAGGATCACAGATGATAGATTGGAACCACACCTATGCGGCAATTTGGCGCCAGCGCCAGGCGTTTCTGCGTCCCGTTCGGCAAATCGATCCGATCCGGCTGGACCAACTGCTGGGCATAGAGCCGCAAAAGCAGCAAATGATAGACAACACGCTGCGTTTTCTGGCGGGACTGCCGGCGAATAATGCCTTGTTATGGGGCGCGCGCGGCACAGGCAAATCTTCGCTGGTAAAAGCCCTGTTGAACGAATATTTGCACGAAGGTTTACGAGTCATCGAAGTCGATAAGCAAGATTTGCTGTATCTGCCGGAAATCGTCGATGACATCCGAGAACACAATCAGCGCTTCATTATTTATTGCGACGATCTGTCTTTTGAGCACGGCGATGCCCTATACAAGCCGCTGAAGAGCGTGTTGGAAGGCTCTATCGAACTGCCGCCTGAGAATGTGTTGTTTTATGCCACGTCCAATCGCCGCCATCTGCTACCGGAACATATGCGCGACAATCTGGATACCCTGCTGGTTGACAACGAGGTGCATTATTCCGACACCATAGAGGAAAAAATCTCTCTGTCCGACCGCTTCGGTTTACGGCTGGCCTTTTATCCGCAACATACCCAGACTTATTTGGACATTGTCGATAGCTATTTCGTCGATTATCCCGGCAACCGTGAGGCTTTGCACAAGGCCGCGTTGGACTTTGCCCACCAGAACGCCGCAAAAAACGGCCGAACCGCGAAGCAATTTTTCAATGCCTTTAGTAATGACGAACGTACCGA of the Methylomonas sp. MK1 genome contains:
- a CDS encoding LysR substrate-binding domain-containing protein, with amino-acid sequence MNLRDLNYLIAVADLRSFVQAADRCCISQPTLSTQIKKLEDELGIQIFERTNKKVLPTELGEQIVASARRILKEQDNIKELAATAQDPLAGNLRFGAFPTLATYLFPPLVPLIKQDLPRIRLILVEEKTEQLLQQLRSGQMDCALLALPIYEDFLESQALFEDEFLLAVADGHPLAAKPQVEPDDLNGEHLLLLEEGHCLRGHALQICQTIGADEEQDLRATSLETLRQMVHAGTGITFMPRIAVREEPGIRYLPFAEPAPSRTIGMVWRKTSARGELIRRLSGLVRDAAKDI
- a CDS encoding ATP-binding protein; the protein is MIDWNHTYAAIWRQRQAFLRPVRQIDPIRLDQLLGIEPQKQQMIDNTLRFLAGLPANNALLWGARGTGKSSLVKALLNEYLHEGLRVIEVDKQDLLYLPEIVDDIREHNQRFIIYCDDLSFEHGDALYKPLKSVLEGSIELPPENVLFYATSNRRHLLPEHMRDNLDTLLVDNEVHYSDTIEEKISLSDRFGLRLAFYPQHTQTYLDIVDSYFVDYPGNREALHKAALDFAHQNAAKNGRTAKQFFNAFSNDERTEQL
- a CDS encoding laminin B domain-containing protein; protein product: MNKKQLLPVAIALLTSQPILASVSSSFDVDSENWQIVSFADFSQNNYSIIGQYQPSYVSGGGNPGNYLAASDPDGGDFTFSAPAAFLGSQTSAIGLSYDLTYRDGDVNWQTTDIMLVGNGLRLLWKRNPNIVPNSGWTHIALNFAPSSEWRLDTTDGVFASQSDFHNVLSDLSGLYIHGEYTNGIFETAGLDNVVLQTVPLPGAFWLFGVGFAGFGSRIRRA
- a CDS encoding DUF2971 domain-containing protein; translated protein: MSDACCLKFRAINKYLIESLVNPSIYFANPGQLNDPFDCRMDVNKIISSAIHKEKDQRQKDFLLSFLDNKSFGENWKSQFENIGVFSVSMCSEITKKQSLMWSHYADEHRGLCVTYSFSGDYFTNAELLAKGMVQYCAAPDVSGVFSSNFDPVKITQALLYIFLFNKSSEWGYESEFRLLKYSSGTFPINPSSIHEICFGLRTPKSDIDFIKKIASDYCGCTSFYQMQHDDSAMGFKAVKL
- a CDS encoding BrnT family toxin, with the protein product MIIEFDPAKSARNILERGLSFERVADFDWSSAIATEDVRKDYPERRFVAIGYLDGRLHVLCFTPVTGGIRVISFRKANLREARKYGKTITVD
- the hisD gene encoding histidinol dehydrogenase; protein product: MTAIKMLRLDSAAIDFEKQLQARLAWDASDDLEIHKRVLDIIADVKKRGDKALLEYTNRFDGTAFKTAAELELDRTALQQAWDTLPSTQAIALQTAADRVRAYAEHQKLQSWQFTEIDGTVLGQKVTPLDKAGLYVPGGKAAYPSSVLMNAIPAKVAGVGELIMVVPTPRGETNALVLAAAHVAGVDKVFTIGGAQAVAALAYGTESIPAVDKIVGPGNIYVATAKKLVFGQVGIDMIAGPSEILIICDGQTNPDWIAMDMFSQAEHDENAQAILISDDAAFLQQVEASINKLLPEMERADIIRASLTGRGAFIKVANLSEAAQVANRIAPEHLELSVAEPEALCEQIHNAGAIFMGRFTAEALGDYCAGPNHVLPTSSTARYSSPLGVYDFQKRSSLINCSAVGAQNLGKIASVLARGESLTAHARSAEFRI
- the murA gene encoding UDP-N-acetylglucosamine 1-carboxyvinyltransferase; the protein is MDKLLITGGQPLHGELRISGAKNAALPILAATLLSDVPVSVGNIPHLHDITTTMELLGQMGVRLTVDEKMNIEVDTSTIDKYEAPYELVKTMRASILVLGPLLARFGEAYVSLPGGCAIGTRPVDIHIDSLIKMGADITVEAGYIHAKVKRLQGCHLVLDKVTVTGTENILMAATLAEGITIIENAAKEPEVTDLAHFLNKMGAKITGVGTDILTVEGVERLGVEGLHYDILPDRIETGTYLVAGAISRGHVKLKNTDPSTLDAVLVKLKEAGADITCGENWIELNMHGKRPKAVTVRTAPYPAFPTDMQAQFTALNSVAEGVGLITETVFENRFMHVQELQRMGAQIRLESNTAICTGSTQLKAAPVMATDLRASASLVLAGLVAEGETLVDRIYHIDRGYDHIEEKLSQLGATIRRVPN
- the hisG gene encoding ATP phosphoribosyltransferase translates to MLTIAVSKGRIYEEALPFLEQAGITPIDDPDKSRKLILQTTRPDVQLVIIRATDVPTFVEYGAADMGIAGKDVLMEHGAESLYEPLDLGIAGCRLMTAGPVNAPEVKGRLRVATKYVKTAQSYYANLGIQAEIIKLYGSMELAPLVGLADCIVDLVDTGNTLKANGLEPRELIANITSRLVVNKAAMKMKHQAIQALIDQFETTLAQRA
- a CDS encoding BrnA antitoxin family protein, giving the protein MAKPLPLTDADGEVRELTETDFKLMRPAGEVFAELFGEEQAAEMLKSRGGRPRKDSPKVFTGIRLDVEVLEAFRASGKGWQTRMNDALKEWLKDHSPA